The Gemmatimonadota bacterium DNA window TCGGATGACCTCACGCTGAGGTTCCGGATCGTGCGCGAGAATCGCCTGAGGAATACGGCGGTCGACATGCGCCAGTACAACGAAGAGGTAGGAGGCGAAGTCGATGCCGGTAATGTCAAGAACACCAATAACTATTTCCGCATTCAGGTGGACTACGCGTTCTAGCCTCGGCGGGGAGGGCCGATACTCATGAGACGATTTCTCATTCTGACGACGCTCGCCGCAGTGCTCTCCTTCGGAGGGGGCGTGGCCGAGGGAATCACATTCTTCGATCTGGCCACCGGCGATGAGTCCGGACTTCCGGACGCGCGGTCGGCTGCGATGGGCGGCACGCGCGGAGCGGCGGCCACGGGTGCGCTGGCGGGTACCGCGAACCCCGCGTCGCTGGCGCGGCTTTCGTCTTCGGTGACCTCGGTGTCTCTGAGTACGCACAAGACTCTGGAGACCCGTGCGACTCCCGCCTACGACAGTTTCGATGGCTTCCTCGTGGAGTCGATTTATGTACTGAACGACGCGTATCTCTTCCAGGGTGGTTTCGGTGCGGTGTTTGCACCGGAGACGGGCCTGTTGCCGCTTCCCGGGAAGATGGGACTGGGCGTCTCCTTCGCGCCGGTGAGGGACTTCCAGTACCAGTATCTGGAAGAAGTGCGCGACAACGAGGTCTTCACGCAGCCAAGGGATCGACTCATTGCGTTGAACGAGATTGAAGGCGAGGGCGCCATTCGCGCGCTGACCTTCGGAGCCGGGCTTCCCGTGACCGACAATGTCTCCGTCGGTGCCGGCGTGGAGTGGCTCACCGGAGGGTACGAGCTCATGCAGCGCACCCGATGGATGCTGGAGGGGACAGAGGAGAGTTCGGACCTCTCTGTGCGGTCGCTTTCCGGGCGCCGTGCTGTTCTGTCCACCAGCGTGCATGCAGGGCATCGACTGGATCTCTCCGGGGTCTTCCGCTATGCGGCGGGGCTCGCGGGGGAGAGTGCCGTCGAGGGAGCTCCGACCGGTCTTTCCGCGCTGGGAGAGTCGCTCGCGGATCCGTTCCCCGGGAAGGTGGTTATCCACCAGCCGTCGCAACTGGTCTTGTCGGCGGCGTACCGGCCCCGCGCAAAGATGAAGACGCAGGTGTTCGCGGAAGCCTCGCGGACTGACTGGTCTTCGTATCAACACAGCCTGTTCGAAGCGCAGGACCTTTCGGATGTGTGGGATGTGCGCTTCGGAGTGGAGCACATTTTCTACAACGGCTTCCCTGTTCGCTACGGGTTCCACTATCTTCCGTCGCCGAGGAATACGCAGATCGCGACGACCACCTTCACATTTGGAACGGGGTTTGCCGTCGGGCCTCTTCATGCGGACTTGGCGTTTGAGGTCGGGAATCGCGAGTACTCGCATGAAGATCTCTTCCCGGATTCCATGTTTGGCGGGACGGACCATGTTCGCAAGGACACGATCGAGGAGAATCGCTCCTCCGCCTTCGTGACCCTCACCTACGCGCTCGACTCGGTCGGAGGCTGATCCGATGACCCGTGGCAGGCGAATTTCCTTCGGAGGAGGGGCTGTCGGGAAGGCCTGCGCCGGGCTCCTGGCAGGCCTGGTTCTGGCGGTTCCTTTCGCCAGTGCGGAAGTCGTGGAACTGACCATCGTTCACACGAACGACATCCACGGCGGGATTCACGCCTCGGATGCCACCTTCATGAGCCGTGAGTTTCCGCCGAGGCTTGGCGGAGCCGCGTCCATGGCGACGGTCCTCAAGCGGCTTCGTGCGCAGGTGGAAGCGGATGGCGGCCACTTCCTGCTCATGGACTCGGGCGACATCTTTCAGGGCACGCCCATCGGCAACATGACCAAAGGTCGCGCCATCGTCGACTTCCTGAACAGCTCCGGGTATGACATCTGGGCGCTCGGGAACCACGAGTTCGACGAAGGGCTTCAGAACTGCAAGGACCTGGTGGAGCGCGCCCGGTTCCCGGTGCTGGCCGCGAACCTGGTGGAAGAGGGAACGGTTCGGACGGTGGACTGGGTTCGGCCGTGGGTGATCCGCGACTTTGGCGGGCTCCGCGTGGGCATCATCGGACTCATCACCTGCGAGACTGAGAACATGAGCTTCCCGGGGAATGTAGAGGGTCTGGACTTTCGCCCCGTGATTCCCACCGTCCGCAGTGTGCTCCCCGTGCTGGAAGAGCGTGGGGTGGACATTGTGCTGATGGTGGGCCACCTGGGCGTCCCGTACGATCGGGAAGGAGCCTACGAGACGCGCGCCCGGGACGGCTGGCGTGAGGAAGAGGACTCCCGCAATGACTCCATGGATCTTGCGCATTCGGTGACGGGTGTCGACGCGATGTTCTGCGGGCACATCCACAAGGGATTCGATGATGCGTTTGAAGATCCCGATTCGCACGCGCTCCTGTTCCAGACCTACGGTCGTGGATCGGGTGCGGGAATCGTCACCTTGTCGATCGACACGGAGACGGACCAGATTGTGGATCACCGTTTCTGGACGGAGCGCGGGTACCTCCTCTCCTTCTTCGAAGACGAGTTCTGGCCGGATCCGGAAGTGGCCGAGGTGATTCGAAAAGAGGTGTTGGACGCAGAGAAGGGGATGGATCGCCTGTTGGGGCGAGCGACCGGCGTCTTCAGCCGACGCGGGACGGGCGTCAGCCCGGAGAGTCCGATGGGTGATGCAGTCTGTGATGCCATGCTGGAAGAAACGGATGCGGACTTCTCGTTTACGAATCTGGGCGGGATCCGGGATGAGTTCGGTCCCGGTTCCATCACTCCCCGCGACTGTTTCCAGGTGCTGCCGTTTGGAAACAAGATGGTGCTCTTCAAGATGTCAGGGACACTTCTGCGGGAAGTTGTGGAGATGCGAATCAGCGGCGGACACCACGGGCTGTATATCGGGGGAGGGCGTCTCGTGTATGACATGACGCGGCCGGACTTCGATCGAGTCACGAGCTTCGAAGTCGGGGGCAAGCCCTGGGATCCGGATGCCGTCTACCGTGTGGTGACCAGCGATTTCCTCGCGCAGGGGAACGCGAACCTGTCCATGCTGCCTGGCGTGCCGGAAGCGCTTCGGAGCTATACGGGCAAGACCATGCGCCAGGCTCTTGAGAACTGGATCCAGCGTCACTCTCCAGTGACCCCCGCGACCGACGGCCGCTGGGTGGAGGAACCGGGGGCGGAACAGTCTCCGGCGCTCCGGGCGGCGACCGCGGAGGGAGCATCGAGCGGGTCCTGAGGAGATGCGCCGCGGCGTTTGGTGTTCTCTTGCGGATACTGCCGTTTGCCTGCCCTTCGGGGTTCCACGAGGTTGGATATACTCATCGGGTTCTGGTATGCTGCAATGCTGTTCGGAAGGGGCCTCGGCGCCCCTTGAGGCTCCGTGAGCGGAGTGAACGGCGTTCCCGCTGATCTCTCCGTGAGTCCGGCGGAGCACAACCAGTCATTCGGACATCACGGCAACCCTGGACGGGCTTTCCGCCCCATCGAAGAGGTTCTCCATGCGACTCAAGTACACCGTGCTCGTCAGCGCACTTCTGGTGGCCGTATCCGCCTGGCCGGTTGCTGCCCAGGTGGTGATCAACGAAATTCTCCCGAACCCGGGGTCGTACTACGACGGCGCGGAGTTCGTGGAGCTGCACAACACGACGGCGGCTCCCGTCAGCATCGCAGGGTGGGTGCTCACGGGAACCGAATACTCCGGAACTTGTGGCGGGGAGGACCACCAGCAGTTCCCTGCCGGGGCCACGATTCCGGCGAACGGGTATGTCACCATCGCGAAGGACAACATGGACAGCGCGGGGAATGAGGAGGACGGTTTCCTCCAGCGGTTTGGCTTCAACGCCTCGTACGAGTGCTATGATGCCGACCGAAGCTACGAGTACGACGATCCGTCCGTACCCAACCTCGCCATTCTGACCAACTCCACCTTCGACGATCAGATTCTCCTGATCCCGGGGAACGGATACGGGACGGCATGTCTGGGGCAGTACAACCAGTACGAAGCGCTCTACCTCTACAACGGCGTCCCGGGCATGGGGGGGGCGGTTGTAGATGTCATTGAGTACCGATCGACTATTTGCGCCTCGGATGCCTGTCTGGGAGTGGGAACCAGCGACGACGACGCCTATGTCGGATTCCCGGACACGGGCGAGTCGCTGGGACGAGACGCTTCCTCCGGCGATACGGGGAATAGCTCCGTCGACCTGATTCTGGGTACACCGACACCGGGAGCCGCAAACATCGCGAACATCGGTCCGACGCTTTCGGACATGGGTGCGGACAACCCGGGTCCCGTGGTGGGTGAGAGCGTGGGCATTGCGCTGATCGCCACCGATGCGGACGGCATCGGCGATATGTTCCTGGTGTACACGCCGGACGGTTCTCCTTCGGACTCGGTGGCGATGTCGCTGACCGGCCCGGACACCTACGGAGGCACCATTCCCGCGCAGGCGGATGGGGCCATTGTGCGCTACTTCGTGCGCGCATCGGATGGCGGCAACGCGGCGGGGGTCGGTACGAGCAAGTATCCGGACTTTGGAACCCGCTCGATTCGCTGGGGTACGCAGACGATCGTCGGCGTGCAGTTCGTCTTCAACCCCGCCGTGAACGACACCTCTCCCGAGTTTGGGAATCCGGTGAACATCGAGGGGATCGTCGTCTCCGAGCCGGGGCTCTACAGCGCGGGCAAGTTCGTGATCCAGTCGGCGAATGCGCTCTGGAGCGGTGTCCACTGCTTCGACGCACTCTCCGAAGCCACCATGCAGCGTGGCGACAGCGTTCGCGTCTCCGGGGTCGTGGAGGAGTACTACAACCTGACGGAAGTGAAGCTGTTCGGCGCGGAGAATGTGGAGATTCTCTCCACCGGGAACGCTCTTCCGGGGCCGGCCATGGTCTCCTGCAACGACCTGGCGACCGGGAATCCGGCCGCTGAAGCACGCGAAGGAACCTACGCGGAGCTGAGCAATGTCCAGGTGACGCTTCTGGATACTTACGGCCAGTTCGAGGTGACGGATGCCAGCGGTTCCGCCAAGGTGGGTGACGATGCCTTCTACAACTACAATCCCACGCTGGGCGATTCGCTCCAGACGGTGCGGGGTGTCGCGGATTACTCCTACAGCGAACGAAAGCTGGAGCCCAGGGACGATGCCGACATCATTGGCCCGCCGCTTGTGACCTCGATGAGGTACAGCCCCACGCCTCCGACCGCGAGTTCGCCGGTGACCTTCTCGTGCGAGATCACGGACAACGGCACCATTGCGCGTGCCAAGCTCTTCTTCTCGTTCGACAACGGGGCTACCTACGACTCGACCGACATGGTGAATACCACGGGAGACAGCTGGGAAGTCGCCATGGGTCCGTACGCGGCGGGCACCGAGGTGGACTACCATGTGGAGACCACGGACAACGAAGGGTTCCTCGGCCGCGCGCCGTCCATCGGGGACTACGATGTCTATGTGGGCTTCCTGACGATTGAGGCCATTCAGTCCACGACAATCGACGGAGACAGCTCGTCGTACGAAGGCAGCCCGGTGAATGTGGCGGGGATCGTGACGGCCGCGCCCGGGACCTTTGCCGACAACACCTTCTACATCCAGAACAACTGGGTGACGGATCCTTCCTATCGCGGGATTGCGGTCTACTCGGGCGGAAGCCTTGTGGGCCAGCTTGCGGTCGGCGACTCCGTGTCGCTCTCGGGTGATGTGGACGAGTACTACAACTTCACGCAGATCCGTATGCACTTCACGGACGCGTATACGAATCACGGGCCGGTGGGTCAGTTGCCCGCGTACCAGATTGCCACTACGGACCTTCCGGATTCGAATGTGGCTGTCAGCGAACCGTGGGAGAGTGTGCTGGTCATGGCTGCGAACTCGGTGGTTACCAACGCCACCGCCGGTTATGGGCAGTGGTACATCGACAACACCGCGCCGACGACCGGCACGGAGACGATGGTCGATGACTTCGGTCCGTATACCTATCAGCCGGTGCTTGGTGACTCGCTCTCCGTGCGCGGCGTCGTGCAGTTCTCATACGGAGCATTCAAGGTTCAGCCGAGAAGCGACTCCGACATCCTGCCGTTTGACCTGAACGACGCGGTCGGCGTGGAGATTGGCAGCGGACCGCTTGCGTTCCAACTCTCCCGGATCGACCCGAATCCGTTCACGGGTTCCTCCGCGCAGATTCGGTTCAGCATCCCGCATGCTTCGACCGCGAACCTGGCCGTGTACGATGTGACCGGGCGGCTGGTGCGGACGCTGGTGAACGGTCCGGTCGACGCAGGCCACCATGTGGTGGACTGGGACGGCTCCAATCAGGACCACCGTGCGGTGTCTTCGGGTGTCTACTTCTACCGTCTGAAGGCGGACGGGCAGGAGGCCACCCGGAAGGTCACGGTTCTGAAGTAGCGAAGTGGTGTCACCGGGGCGGCCTTGAGGTCGTCCCGGTGGCTGGAATCCCTACGGGCGGGCTGGCCAAGTGTCCGTGTGACAGGAACTTGAGCTGGGTGCTTGCACTGGGGGGGGAGACTTCGGTACAATCGTACCGAAGCGATCGTGCGGGGCGGATAGTCCGCTCCGTGGCGGGGTGTCAGGAAAGACCCGCCGAACTCAATGAGGTACCTCACTCTCCGGAGGACTCTGTACCATGAAGAAGACTGCTACCATGCTTCTCGTTGCGGCCTGTGTTCTGGGTCTTGCGTCCCTCGCCTCGGCTCAGACCTGTGGCTGGGAAGACGGCACGAGCACGGTCCTTGGTTCCTATGGAAATCTCGCCAGCGCGACCAATGTGACCTCGATGGCCAACACGGGTGCGCACTCTGTGGAGCTGATTGAGAGCCCCGTCAGCGGCACTCCGCAGGCGTTTGTGGCCTTCATTGAAGGTCTCACCGATGGCGATGCCGTGACGGCCGGTTTCTACGGATGGGACGTCACCCCGGGCGCCAGCCCGTCGATGCGGGTCTGGGGGCACTACGGCGAGTCCGGCGACATCGGTTCCTACAACGGTTCCGCGGGTGGAAACTCCACCTACACCGACGGCTCCGGCTGGAGCATGGTCGATCACACTTGGACCTTTGACTCCAGTGGTGGCACGCGGGACGCGCTCATCGTCGAGTGCCGTCTGTACAGCAACGCCTCTGGTTTCACCTTCTATGCGGACGATGTCTCCGTGTCGGCTTCGGCCGGGACCGTGACCCTCGCGTGTGGCGGCAGCGTCAGCGTCGAGAGCGCCTCCTGGGGCGTCGTGAAGAGCGAGTACCGGTAGAGAGAGTCGCGCGCACTGCGCGCCGCACTCACCGTGAATCGGGGCGGCCTCTTCCGGGGTCGCCCTTTTGCGTGCCCTTGACGCGCCGCTCCGACGCGGTAGCTTGTCGTCGCGCGCCTGGCCTGCTGCCGCTTCCCGAGACAGGTCTGTACGCTCCCCCAGGCCCCCTCCCCGGATGAGCCACCACACTGCTCCCCGTGGAGGAAGACCCTTGCGACGATGTTTTCACGCACTGGGACCCATTGTGGTCCTCTTGACCGCTGCCGTGGCCTGCCCCGAGGTTCTGCTGAACGAGACCATGCCCGCCCCCGGATCTGACTGGAATGGGGATGGTGCCTTTTCGCCGTCCGAAGACGAATGGGCGGAGATCGTGAACGCTGGCATGTCTCCGGCGGACCTGACCGGTCTCTTCCTGGCCGATGCCGCCGGCCCGCAACGGCCGCGCTTCGCGTTCACCGGGACGCTCCCTCCCGGGGAGACCGTCTTCGTGACCGGAGAGGACGCGGCCGACTGGGAGACGGGGGCGGGAGAACCGTCCGTGGGGTTATCGCTGAACAACTCCGGAGACACGCTCTATCTGTTCCGCGCGGCGGGGGGGACGACCACGCAGGTGGACAGCGTCTCCTGGACTTCCGCGGAGATCGCGACGGACGCGTCCATCGGGCGCATGCCGGACGGCTCCGGCGTCTGGGAGCTCTTTGACGCACTTGTGGAGGGCGGCACCGGGGCGCAGCCCACACCGGGAGGCCCCAATGGAGGCCCGGCGGCTCCGCGGGTTCTTTCGCTGGAGATCGACCCGGCGCACCCCTCGGCCGGGGAATCCGTGACGGTTCGGGCGATTGCCGGCGATCGCGACGGAATTGCGACGGCAGTCCTGCAGGAGGAAGTCGACGGCGCTTCCCCGGTCGATCGCGCCATGACGCTGGTTTCGGGCACGCCCGAACGCGGGAGCTGGGAAGTGGCTGTGGGGCCCTATGATGCGGGTGCGTCGCTTGTCTTTCGCGTACGGGTGTCCGATGGCGTGCTTCTGACGCTGTCGGGAGATGCCGCGGCGACAGTCTCCAGCGGGGAGGTCTCCATGGTGTTGAACGAGATCCTCGCGGACCCGCCGCCGGAGAGTGCGGGCGATGCCAACGGCGATGGCGTTCGCGACACGGCGGACGACGAGTTCGTGGAGCTGTACAACGCCGGGTCCGACCCGGTCGACCTCTCGGGCGGATCGGTGAGTGACGCGACCGCGGCCCGTCACGAGTTCGCGCAGGGGACGGTCGTGCCACCCGGCGGGTTTCTGGTGGTCTTTGGCGGCGGGGCTCCGTCGGGGAGCATCCCCGGGCTTGTGGAGGTGGCCTCCACCGGGGGGCTCTCACTGAACAACACGGGCGACGAAGTGGTGTTGCGCGGCGCGGACGGAATCGTGCTGGACGTCCACACCTACGGCGGGGAGGCGAATGCGGACCAGTCGCTGATTCGCTTGCCGGATGGTGCAGGGGAGTGGACTCGCCCGCTGGACGAAGGACTCTCCGCGGCCTTTTCGCCGGGTGCGGAGAACGGGACAGCCACCGGTCTGACCGCCACAACCTGGGGTGGCGTCAAGGCCCTCTACCGCCGGTGACGCGAGAGGCGGGGGGCGTTCGTCGCCCCCCGTTTCATCTGGAGCCGTGTTCGTCATCCGGGCTATGCTCCCGCAAACGCTGTCTCGCGAAGGAAACCGAGGCCCGGTCCGAGGAGGAGTATCCGTGGAGTCCGTCATCCGTGGTATCGAGAAGTCGAAGGAACATTCCGTCCGGTTGCTCGAGGAGTTCTTGCGCATTCCGAGCATCAGCACCGATGCCGATCATCAGAAAGATGTTCTCCGGGCGGCGGAATATCTCGCGGGGGTCATGCGGGAGTCCGGCGTCCCGGGTGTCGAGATTCTGCCCACCGACGGACACCCCATTGTCTACGGGGAGTGGTGCGAGCGGCCCGACGCCCCGACGCTTCTCATCTACGGACATTACGATGT harbors:
- a CDS encoding bifunctional UDP-sugar hydrolase/5'-nucleotidase, translating into MTRGRRISFGGGAVGKACAGLLAGLVLAVPFASAEVVELTIVHTNDIHGGIHASDATFMSREFPPRLGGAASMATVLKRLRAQVEADGGHFLLMDSGDIFQGTPIGNMTKGRAIVDFLNSSGYDIWALGNHEFDEGLQNCKDLVERARFPVLAANLVEEGTVRTVDWVRPWVIRDFGGLRVGIIGLITCETENMSFPGNVEGLDFRPVIPTVRSVLPVLEERGVDIVLMVGHLGVPYDREGAYETRARDGWREEEDSRNDSMDLAHSVTGVDAMFCGHIHKGFDDAFEDPDSHALLFQTYGRGSGAGIVTLSIDTETDQIVDHRFWTERGYLLSFFEDEFWPDPEVAEVIRKEVLDAEKGMDRLLGRATGVFSRRGTGVSPESPMGDAVCDAMLEETDADFSFTNLGGIRDEFGPGSITPRDCFQVLPFGNKMVLFKMSGTLLREVVEMRISGGHHGLYIGGGRLVYDMTRPDFDRVTSFEVGGKPWDPDAVYRVVTSDFLAQGNANLSMLPGVPEALRSYTGKTMRQALENWIQRHSPVTPATDGRWVEEPGAEQSPALRAATAEGASSGS
- a CDS encoding lamin tail domain-containing protein, with protein sequence MRLKYTVLVSALLVAVSAWPVAAQVVINEILPNPGSYYDGAEFVELHNTTAAPVSIAGWVLTGTEYSGTCGGEDHQQFPAGATIPANGYVTIAKDNMDSAGNEEDGFLQRFGFNASYECYDADRSYEYDDPSVPNLAILTNSTFDDQILLIPGNGYGTACLGQYNQYEALYLYNGVPGMGGAVVDVIEYRSTICASDACLGVGTSDDDAYVGFPDTGESLGRDASSGDTGNSSVDLILGTPTPGAANIANIGPTLSDMGADNPGPVVGESVGIALIATDADGIGDMFLVYTPDGSPSDSVAMSLTGPDTYGGTIPAQADGAIVRYFVRASDGGNAAGVGTSKYPDFGTRSIRWGTQTIVGVQFVFNPAVNDTSPEFGNPVNIEGIVVSEPGLYSAGKFVIQSANALWSGVHCFDALSEATMQRGDSVRVSGVVEEYYNLTEVKLFGAENVEILSTGNALPGPAMVSCNDLATGNPAAEAREGTYAELSNVQVTLLDTYGQFEVTDASGSAKVGDDAFYNYNPTLGDSLQTVRGVADYSYSERKLEPRDDADIIGPPLVTSMRYSPTPPTASSPVTFSCEITDNGTIARAKLFFSFDNGATYDSTDMVNTTGDSWEVAMGPYAAGTEVDYHVETTDNEGFLGRAPSIGDYDVYVGFLTIEAIQSTTIDGDSSSYEGSPVNVAGIVTAAPGTFADNTFYIQNNWVTDPSYRGIAVYSGGSLVGQLAVGDSVSLSGDVDEYYNFTQIRMHFTDAYTNHGPVGQLPAYQIATTDLPDSNVAVSEPWESVLVMAANSVVTNATAGYGQWYIDNTAPTTGTETMVDDFGPYTYQPVLGDSLSVRGVVQFSYGAFKVQPRSDSDILPFDLNDAVGVEIGSGPLAFQLSRIDPNPFTGSSAQIRFSIPHASTANLAVYDVTGRLVRTLVNGPVDAGHHVVDWDGSNQDHRAVSSGVYFYRLKADGQEATRKVTVLK
- a CDS encoding lamin tail domain-containing protein, which produces MRRCFHALGPIVVLLTAAVACPEVLLNETMPAPGSDWNGDGAFSPSEDEWAEIVNAGMSPADLTGLFLADAAGPQRPRFAFTGTLPPGETVFVTGEDAADWETGAGEPSVGLSLNNSGDTLYLFRAAGGTTTQVDSVSWTSAEIATDASIGRMPDGSGVWELFDALVEGGTGAQPTPGGPNGGPAAPRVLSLEIDPAHPSAGESVTVRAIAGDRDGIATAVLQEEVDGASPVDRAMTLVSGTPERGSWEVAVGPYDAGASLVFRVRVSDGVLLTLSGDAAATVSSGEVSMVLNEILADPPPESAGDANGDGVRDTADDEFVELYNAGSDPVDLSGGSVSDATAARHEFAQGTVVPPGGFLVVFGGGAPSGSIPGLVEVASTGGLSLNNTGDEVVLRGADGIVLDVHTYGGEANADQSLIRLPDGAGEWTRPLDEGLSAAFSPGAENGTATGLTATTWGGVKALYRR